The proteins below are encoded in one region of Pongo pygmaeus isolate AG05252 chromosome 20, NHGRI_mPonPyg2-v2.0_pri, whole genome shotgun sequence:
- the CCL25 gene encoding C-C motif chemokine 25 isoform X2: MNLWLLACLVAGFLGAWAPTVHTQGVSEDCCLAYHYPIGWAVLRRAWTYRIQEVSGSCNLPAAIFYLPKRHRKVCGNPKSREVQRAMKLLDARNKVFAKLRHNTQTFQGPHAVKKLSSGSSKLSSSKFSNPISSSKRNVSLLISANSGL; encoded by the exons ATGAACCTGTGGCTCCTGGCCTGCCTGGTGGCCGGCTTTCTGGGAGCCTGGGCCCCCACTGTCCACACCCAAG GTGTCTCTGAGGACTGCTGCCTGGCCTACCACTACCCCATTGGGTGGGCTGTGCTCCGGCGCGCCTGGACTTACCGGATCCAGGAGGTGAGCGGGAGCTGCAATCTGCCTGCTGCGAT ATTCTACCTCCCCAAGAGACACAGGAAGGTGTGTGGGAACCCCAAAAGCAGGGAGGTGCAGAGAGCCATGAAGCTCCTGGATGCTCGAAATAAGGTTTTTGCAAAGCTCCGCCACAACACGCAGACCTTCCAAG GCCCTCATGCTGTAAAGAAGTTGAGTTCTGGAAGCTCCAAGTTATCATCGTCCAAGTTTAGCAATCCCATCAGCAGCAGCAAGAGGAATGTCTCCCTCCTGATATCAGCTAATTCAG GACTGTGA
- the CCL25 gene encoding C-C motif chemokine 25 isoform X1, with amino-acid sequence MNLWLLACLVAGFLGAWAPTVHTQGVSEDCCLAYHYPIGWAVLRRAWTYRIQEVSGSCNLPAAIFYLPKRHRKVCGNPKSREVQRAMKLLDARNKVFAKLRHNTQTFQAGPHAVKKLSSGSSKLSSSKFSNPISSSKRNVSLLISANSGL; translated from the exons ATGAACCTGTGGCTCCTGGCCTGCCTGGTGGCCGGCTTTCTGGGAGCCTGGGCCCCCACTGTCCACACCCAAG GTGTCTCTGAGGACTGCTGCCTGGCCTACCACTACCCCATTGGGTGGGCTGTGCTCCGGCGCGCCTGGACTTACCGGATCCAGGAGGTGAGCGGGAGCTGCAATCTGCCTGCTGCGAT ATTCTACCTCCCCAAGAGACACAGGAAGGTGTGTGGGAACCCCAAAAGCAGGGAGGTGCAGAGAGCCATGAAGCTCCTGGATGCTCGAAATAAGGTTTTTGCAAAGCTCCGCCACAACACGCAGACCTTCCAAG CAGGCCCTCATGCTGTAAAGAAGTTGAGTTCTGGAAGCTCCAAGTTATCATCGTCCAAGTTTAGCAATCCCATCAGCAGCAGCAAGAGGAATGTCTCCCTCCTGATATCAGCTAATTCAG GACTGTGA